The uncultured Methanomethylovorans sp. genome contains a region encoding:
- a CDS encoding chemotaxis response regulator protein-glutamate methylesterase has protein sequence MTIRVLVVDDSALMRKIISDILNSDPGIKVIDTARNGQIAVEKVEQLRPDVVTLDHEMPVLDGLHALGYIMSECPTPVIMLTATDEKGAELTLNAFEYGAVDFIQKPSGTISRDIEQIAEEIRTKVKAAAKAQLKNLHFMEDRVICSETRKTHSNKPKAISNPQKSSPRRVMTKKILAIGSSTGGPRALEKVIPKLPHDLKAAVLVVQHMPAGFTASLAQRLNAQSELEVREAKDGDLIREGVVLIAPGDYHMEVTQKMVDGKTVEVVSLNKEPREQGVRPCVNVLFRSLVPIYGANILSVILTGMGIDGAEGVELIKKAGGKAIAEDEKSCVVYGMPKAIVDRGLADRVVPIDMVAATIQQVI, from the coding sequence ATGACTATCCGTGTACTCGTTGTTGACGATTCTGCCCTAATGCGCAAGATAATCTCGGATATACTCAACAGTGATCCCGGGATCAAGGTTATCGATACAGCTCGCAATGGCCAGATCGCTGTGGAAAAAGTCGAGCAGCTCAGACCTGACGTGGTTACACTTGATCACGAGATGCCTGTGCTGGACGGCCTTCATGCTCTTGGATACATAATGAGCGAATGCCCCACGCCTGTGATCATGCTTACGGCCACAGATGAAAAAGGAGCAGAACTGACATTGAATGCTTTTGAATATGGAGCAGTTGATTTCATTCAGAAGCCTTCCGGAACTATAAGCCGTGATATAGAACAGATTGCGGAAGAGATCAGAACTAAAGTTAAGGCTGCTGCAAAGGCACAACTCAAGAATCTCCATTTTATGGAAGATCGTGTGATATGTTCCGAAACGAGAAAAACACATTCTAATAAACCAAAAGCAATATCCAATCCTCAGAAATCCAGTCCAAGACGTGTAATGACGAAGAAGATACTTGCAATAGGTTCATCCACTGGTGGACCGAGAGCTCTGGAGAAGGTAATTCCTAAGCTTCCTCATGACTTGAAGGCTGCAGTGTTAGTTGTACAGCATATGCCTGCAGGATTTACTGCATCATTAGCTCAAAGACTTAACGCCCAATCTGAACTGGAAGTGAGGGAAGCAAAAGATGGTGATCTAATACGTGAAGGTGTTGTGCTCATAGCACCTGGTGATTACCATATGGAAGTTACTCAGAAGATGGTAGATGGAAAAACAGTAGAAGTGGTTTCGCTTAATAAAGAACCCCGGGAACAGGGTGTAAGACCATGTGTGAATGTACTGTTCAGATCATTAGTTCCAATATATGGGGCCAATATCCTTTCGGTTATCCTGACCGGTATGGGTATAGATGGAGCTGAAGGGGTGGAGCTAATAAAAAAAGCTGGAGGGAAAGCCATAGCAGAGGATGAGAAATCATGTGTAGTCTATGGTATGCCAAAGGCTATAGTTGATCGTGGACTGGCAGATCGTGTAGTGCCTATTGACATGGTAGCTGCAACAATTCAGCAGGTCATATGA